In one Nicotiana sylvestris chromosome 8, ASM39365v2, whole genome shotgun sequence genomic region, the following are encoded:
- the LOC138876047 gene encoding uncharacterized protein — protein MASSFYSTRSKGPPPTPPPSPVRSRNKGKMEDLSNIRKENSVVRVEITQGTQVSNESVSQLEQKLLKFQKELDQVRNLASLSFCLTTPDVNFANAQNPTPPQSIPKPQNHPAPHHHCNTCHTSNNTPLIIPEPLNSTNDHFHTHNTPIYVETIPHSTQPISSTPKSDEKDSLIRNLAAELKKLTSQIQGVEGSKRIEGLNYEDLCTQPDVELPKGYKPPKFKMFDGIKDPKVHLRTYYDKLVGVGKDERTRMKLFMRSLKGDALSWYISQDPKKWLNWVSMASDFMDKFRFNTENAPDVFYIQNLKKKPTKIFREYATCWRSEAAKVRPTL, from the coding sequence atgGCATCATCATTCtactccacaagatccaagggccctccacccactcctcctcctagtcccgtCAGAAGTAGGAAcaagggaaagatggaagatttgagcaacattaGAAAGGAAAACTCGGTTGTACGGGTAGAAATCACTCAGGGTACTCAGGTCTCCAATGAAAGTGTGTCCCAACTCGAGCAAAAACTGTTAAAATTTCAGAAGGAACTCGATCAGGTCCGGAACTTAGCGAGCTTATCATTTtgcctcaccactccagatgtcaattttgctaacgctcagaaccccacacctccacaaagcatcccgaaaccacaaaaccatcccgctcctcaccatcactgcaacacctgccatacttccaacaatactccactgatTATCCCAGaacctttgaactccacaaatgaccatttccatactcataacacccccatctatgtggagactatACCACACTCCACTCAACCAATTTCAAGTACACCCAAGTCTGATGaaaaagactcactcatcaggaacctggctgcagaacttaagaagttgactagtcaaattcagggtgtcgaaggaagtaagaggattgaagggttgaactacgaagacctTTGCACACAACCAGATGTCGAACTTcccaaggggtacaaacctcctaagttcaagatgtttgatggtataAAGGATCCGAAAGTTCACCTGAGAACATActacgacaagctggttggagtagggaaggacgaaaggACTCgaatgaaacttttcatgagaagtctgaaaggagatgctctgtcttggtacattagccaagacccgaagaaatggttgaattgggtgagtatggcatctgaCTTCATGGACAAATTTAGGTTCAACACCGAAAATGCaccggatgtgttctacattcagaacttaaagaagaagcccacgaaaatattccgcgagtatgccacttgctggaggtcagaagctgctaaAGTCAGGCCTACTCTatag
- the LOC104230251 gene encoding uncharacterized protein, translating to MEEEGKREEEVVIGSRLTMEKVAAAKQFIENHYKTHINTIQQRKQRRWILERKLASSDVPKDEQMHLIKDLEQKETEYMRLKRHKICVDDFELLTIIGRGAYGEVRLCREKKSGNIYAMKKLKKSEMLIKGQVEHVRAERNLLAEVASHCIVKLYYSFQDAEYLYLIMEYLPGGDMMTLLIREDTLSESVAKFYIAQTVLAIESIHKHNYIHRDIKPDNLLLDKNGHMKLSDFGLCKPLDCRTLSTLKENETMDDENRDDPMDIDSSFPDARDGSKWKSPREQLHQWQMNRRKLAFSTVGTPDYIAPEVLLKKGYGMECDWWSLGAILYEMLVGYPPFYADDPITTCRKIVHWRNQLKFPEEAKLSHEAKDLICWLLCDVEHRLGTGGSNQIKAHPWFKDIVWDKLYEMEAAFKPEVNGELDTQNFMKFDEMVTTPSARSGSGPSRKMLLTPKDLSFVGYTYKNFDAVKALRNSPDPTRDTSPRRTSIDSIFSDSTDYPARKGRAGDLDTEMITSTGNAISP from the exons ATGGAGGAGGAAGGGAAGAGGGAAGAGGAGGTGGTAATTGGATCAAGGTTAACAATGGAGAAAGTAGCTGCTGCTAAGCAATTTATTGAGAATCACTACAAGACCCACATCAACACTATTCAACAACGCAAACAAAG GCGTTGGATTCTAGAAAGAAAGCTAGCATCTTCGGATGTGCCTAAAGATGAGCAAATGCACCTGATCAAAGATCTAGAGCAAAAGGAGACAGAGTATATGAGACTAAAGAGGCATAAAATATGTGTGGATGATTTTGAACTTCTTACAATTATTGGCAGAGGAGCCTATGGCGAG GTAAGATTGTGCAGGGAGAAGAAATCTGGCAACATTTATGCCATGAAGAAGTTAAAGAAATCTGAAATGCTCATCAAAGGACAG GTGGAGCATGTGAGAGCGGAAAGAAATTTATTGGCGGAAGTGGCCAGCCATTGCATTGTAAAATTATACTACTCATTCCAAGATGCTGAATATCTTTACCTTATCATGGAGTATCTTCCTGGCGGTGACATGATGACTCTGCTCATTAGAGAAGACACATTGTCTGAAAGTGTAGCTAAATTTTATATTGCGCAGACTGTTCTAGCTATAGAGTCCATTCACAAGCATAATTACATTCACAG AGATATCAAACCTGACAACCTTCTTTTGGACAAAAATGGTCACATGAAGCTCTCTGATTTTGGTCTCTGTAAGCCTCTTGATTGTAGAACTTTATCCACGTTGAAAGAAAATGAAACTATGGATGATGAGAATAGAGATGATCCTATGGATATAGATAGCAGCTTCCCAGATGCCCGTGACGGAAGTAAGTGGAAAAGTCCGCGTGAACAACTTCATCAATGGCAGATGAACAGGAGGAAATTG GCATTTTCAACAGTCGGTACACCAGACTATATTGCTCCTGAGGTACTATTGAAGAAGGGATATGGAATGGAATGCGATTG GTGGTCCCTTGGTGCAATTTTGTACGAAATGCTCGTTGGTTACCCTCCATTCTACGCTGATGATCCAATAACTACTTGCAGAAAG ATAGTTCACTGGAGAAATCAGTTAAAATTTCCGGAAGAGGCCAAACTCTCACATGAGGCAAAGGATCTTATCTGCTGGTTACTATGTGATGTTGAACATAGACTGGGCACTGGAGGTTCAAACCAAATAAAG GCTCATCCTTGGTTCAAGGATATTGTATGGGATAAGCTGTATGAAATGGAAGCAGCCTTCAAACCAGAAGTTAATGGAGAGCTGGACACCCAGAATTTTATGAAGTTTGATGAG ATGGTTACTACACCATCAGCAAGATCTGGTTCGGGACCTTCTCGGAAG ATGTTATTAACTCCCAAAGATTTAAGTTTTGTGGGCTATACATACAAAAACTTCGACGCTGTCAAGGCACTACGCAACTCTCCTG ATCCTACAAGGGACACATCACCTAGACGAACATCTATTGATTCCATATTCA GTGATTCTACGGACTATCCTGCAAGAAAAGGAAGAGCTGGAGATCTGGATACGGAGATGATAACGTCTACTGGTAATGCAATATCTCCATGA